The segment AGCATGCCGCGCCAGGCGAAGCGGGGGGCGTCCTCGATGGTCTGTTCCGGCAGGACGGCCGCGCGGCCCGGCGCGAGTGGCGCCCGGCGGAAGGCGTGCGGCCCGAGGAGCTGCCGCAGCGTCTGCGCTCCCCAGAAGACGCCGGCCGGGCCGCCGCCGGTGATCCGCACGCCCCAACGGGCGTCGGCCGCCAGCCGGTAGCCCTCCGGGGGCAGGGCCGGGTCGACGGCGAGGTCGAGGGTGTCCGGCGTCTTGCCGGAGCCGGGCGGCAGCGGGAGACCGAAGGCCGCGCCGAGGGTGTCGCGCAGCCAGCGCGCGGTGTCCTCGGTACCGGGCCCGGCCGCCAACGCGGTGTCCGCGCCCAGCCGGACGGTGCCGCGGCCGGGCCCGTCGATGCTCAGCGGTGCCGGGACCAGGCCGCCGCCCGGTGCCGTGGGGGTGGGGTGCGTATCCGGCATACCGTCCGTCCTTCACCGTGCCGGGCGGCCCGGGACCGTTCCGGCTGTAGGAGTACGCGGAAAACCTGGACCCGGGCCGGGCAATTCCGGGACACCCACGGGCGGTTGCGGGCCGGGGCGCCGCGGCGACGCCCGTTCCCCCGGTCCGGGAGGCGGCTGCGGACCGTGCCCCCGATTCACCCGGAAGCGCGGCCGGGCACACGGACGGGCCCGGTCCGCGAGGGATCCGGGCCCGTACCCGAAGCGAGGCGTCACGGCCGCAGGACGAGGACCGTGCCCTGCGGCTCTGCTGTGCCCATGGCGGGGGCTGAGCGCGTGCGCGCCGGGCGCGCGGCCGTGCTCATGCGTGACGGACGGGCAGGACCGGCCCGGGAGGCACGGTCCGCCGCGGCTACTTCTTGCCGCCGTCCTTGCCGCCCTTGTCCTTGTCGCCACCGGTGCCCATGGACTCGAAGATCTCCTTGCACATGGGGCAGACCGGGTACTTCTTCGGGTCGCGACCCGGGACCCAGACCTTGCCGCACAGCGCGACGACGGGGGTACCGTCGACCGCGCTCGCCATGATCTTGTCCTTCTGGACGTAATGGGCGAAGCGCTCGTGGTCACCGTCGCCGTGCGACACCTGCGGTGTCGGCTCTACGAGGGTCCCCGTACCTGCCCCGCGCTCGGGCTCAAGAGTGCTCATAACAGCCAAGGGTACTCACGCGCGCGGCAACCGGGGAGCGGCGGCCCACCGCCAGGTGGAGCGCCGGACCCGCGGCCGCCACCCCGGAGGCCACCCGGGCCGGCAGTACGGCGCCGGCCCCGCCCGCCCGGGATGGCTAGAAGGCCACCGCCAGCCCGCCCCGGTCCCCGGCCGTCAGTCCCAGCTCCGTGGCGAACGCCAGCGCGGCGTCCGGGCGGACCTCGTACCAGGCGTCCTGACCGCAGACCGTGTCGAGCAGGGTGGCGATGTCCTGGGCGCCGACCGTGCGGGCCTCGGCGGCGGCGAGGAAGGCGCGCACCGCTCCCACCGCATCGACCTCGGTCTCCGTACGGGCCACGAGGTCCTCGGCGATCTCCCGGACCGCGTCGTCACCGGGCGCGACCCAGCTCATGGCCGTCTCCAGGCCGTCGTCCGGCATCTTCTCGGGGTACGGCGCACGGGCCCAGGCGCCGTCCTGCCACCAGTAGACGAAGCCGAAGAGATTGCCGCCGGCGTCCTCCCGCAGCTCCTCCCAGGGCAGCCACGCGGGGCCGCCGTC is part of the Streptomyces platensis genome and harbors:
- a CDS encoding DUF3039 domain-containing protein produces the protein MSTLEPERGAGTGTLVEPTPQVSHGDGDHERFAHYVQKDKIMASAVDGTPVVALCGKVWVPGRDPKKYPVCPMCKEIFESMGTGGDKDKGGKDGGKK